aataatcgcatatctctttagcatcgtcttcggagagcggccccgtctgctacaagtagactgaccgataggcacatccaccagtccggtttacgcgcaaagtcattgcagaagaaatgtgtaaacttgttgaaaacacgtttttaattatcgttattgctcagtttgtgaaaaatagtagtacaactgttcataagctttagttacattattatgccgcgaggcggcgtgagcagtagacaagttccaatacatggacatgtagactgcttccaagacgtcacactagacgtcttgttggacgtctagagtattggaacgcagcccttGTTCGTTAAGCTGCCATGTTTTATTCACCTTAGTTGCCAACACAATATTCACATTCGGCTAAATGCCAATTACAAACACTACACTCGTGTCGCTGCATGACAGCctcggagaaaaggcaaaggcTGCTGCGGAGCTCAGGAATGCTATGGAAGAAAAGCTGTGAAGCTTCTTAGCATGAGCTATTTTTCGGGTGAAAGTGATGACCTGGGCGACCATGGATATGAAAGAGCCGGACCAGAAGAAAGGGTTGTCTATTAATTAGCAGGATATGTGCGTAAGAAGATAACTATAAGGCAATTCATTGTAAGGATTGCCTGGTCACGCTGACGGCTGCTCCTGAACATGCCAGCCCAAGTGATATGTTGCCCAGGGGCACTTGACTGACCTGAGGTCGTTCAAGCCAGGATGTCTTCGCGAGCCGTCGCTAAGGCTGTACATAGTGATAAAGAAGATGGAGAGCATTGTTCACAAAGCCCTTGAGAAACGCGTTGTATTTGGTGACCTGTTCTGGGAGGTACTAGACAGGCTTGAAGAGTACTCTGTGCCTGCAGTCGGTTGTGATGTTCACTGCAGAGAAGTCACTGATAAAGTGATCAAGTTTTACGTTATCATGAGGATGCACTTTTTTTCCAGGAAAATGAACTCTGAAATTTTGGTAGCTGCAGAAGTGCAGTCAGCGAGATAGAGAGCAAAACTGCTTTAAGCACACATAAATGGAACGCTTTTTGCAGCaagatgtgttttttttctctttcaataTAAGCTCGGACATTTAAATAAATTTCTCCTCAAGAGCCCGATAAATTAGTGGTTTTTAAAATGGCGCAGTTCAACCAACAAAGCGCCGTAAAAGAACTGTACAATAAAATATTTAAACAAGTTTGTCGTTTCGTGTTCATATGAAGTTCAATTATTCGATCCTAACGAACACAAGAAACAGAAGATTCTTTCGCTGCACAGGCTCGGCCGCATGGTGTATGATAGGGCGCTCAGAACACAGCTCAGTACTTGCGGACTGAAACAGTTTTGTCGTAGATTCTGATTGGTGTGCAATGCTataaccgcaaaaaaaaaaacatatatatagTAACACACACGGGAAGGTTGGGACGATAGACACCTAAAAGGGCGAAGCGTGCCTCGTCTAGTGCCGTGTTCGAATATCGTTCGCCTCAACCCTAGTggttgaaatccagggttcgacggaaactcgcctggtcgggtatgttcatgccgaaaaatcttcaagcgccgaccaaacgattggtcggcgcttgaagattttccggcACAATTCTAGTGGTTGTACCCTTGTGTCCTCAAAGCGGGAGAGCTTTTCGCCACGTATCAACAGCAGGTATGCCCCATTGTTCACGCCGGAAAAAAATCAATTTACCTGCAGGTATGGGCGCGGCACCGCCCGTCTTTAAGATGGTGTAGAGGACAACGCGCGAGATGTGTAGAAaagcgcgactgcagcgccgttaGTCCCAGCGACGTCCGCGATAGGCACGCCAGCAAGCAGCGAGTATACGGAGCTGCGAAACTGAAACTGTCGAAGAACgttgcatccatccatccatccatccatccatccatccatccatccatccatccatccatccatccatccatccatccatccatccatccatccatccatccatccatccatccatccatccatccatccatccatccatccatccatccatccatccatccgtccgtccgtccgtccgtccgtccgtccgtccgtccatccatccatccatccatccatccatccatccatccatccatccatccatccatccatccatccatccatccatccatccatccgtccgtccgtccgtccatcgagCGTCAGCCAATAGTGGGGCTATTTTTTTAACCGACACTTCGTGCAaaataatattaaagcagcgctaagcaacaaggagaagaaagaagagaacacacacacaggcgctgatcttacaactaaattttatttcaagtaagcaggtcaatttatacgCACACAAGAGCTACGCACATGAGCATGGtcacagatgtactcatttaaaaatgcaaataaaaacacactgcattaaaggctcgtgcagttatcgccgatattctatcccctgtgcaacaggctcatttccttggaggttagggttactgaaggtgtggtgacgcaacagcttgtctttcttatgatacggaaggcctctgctatctctcttgtgcgccgGTCATTGTGCACGaacaacacttccgtgtcgacaaaatacggtgtgcatttacacttgaagcaatgcttggctaggtTAGTCTCTTTTTTTCCCAAGGAACTGGCGTGTTCCATGATgcgtacattaatacatcggccggactggcctatgtacgtagaaccacatgacaatgggatctggtagacaatgccagtcctgcactggacatattgattgacatgattgatgttacacactttccactttctatgtccttcgatttttcttcgtactgcggcccctactttacttagtttattaggggctgaaaaaagaacattaactccGTACTTAGCCCCCACTTTTTTAAACCGGTGCGGCAGTTTGTGAACACATGGCATGACGGTCACCCTCTTCCTTTCATTTTGACAAGACTGCACATCAGAGGTGCACTCTGAGGACTTCACCGCTTTTAATACTTTATCAGCACTTAACACAGTAACCGAGTCCGGGTATCCTGCTTCTCTGCACTTGCGCACTTGGGCTAGGAGACTGCTGCTCATTTGATGAGGACAAGGTTTGTTTACTGCCATGCTTTAACAACTGGTAACAATTCCAGCTTTTACCAGTTTTGAGTGGAACGACTTGTAGTTCAATAGGGGCTTCTCGCTTCGGGGGGAATATTGCCAACACACATGGTCTGGTTCAAAAGTCAGTTTTGaatcaagaaattgcaagccATTTTGCTGGGGGACTTCGTGCGTAAACGTCAGTCCCGAGCCAATTTGTGTAAAACATCAAGAACTCGTGACACATATTCAAGATCCAGGGGCCTTCCAAAAACCAGGAAATCATCCACGTAACGGAAAATGCGAATGACTGTTCCTGCTAACTTATTCGACACTTGTCTATCAACGCGGCTCAGAAAGATATTGCTCAGGATAGGGGCTACCCtcgcacctatgcacacacccgactTTGGCATAAGTACTTTGCCTTCCCACATAATATACGTGTTATTGAGGTAGAATGACAACAGTTCTAGAAAGGACGCGGTTGGAATACCACAGGAATTCCGGAAGAGGCATTCATCGTTGTCTTCAGTAATACATAGCTGGACGTACTTCATGAGTTGGATATGTGGAAGTGAATAGTACAAATCAACCACGTCCACGCTGAAGCCAGAGCAAGGGCCGGGATTTTCATCCCTGAGGAACCTTGCAACAGTTTCCGAGTTGGGAACGATGAAAGGATCCACTGCATTAAGTGCAGAGAGATGTCTGCACAGGTAAGTAGATACAACTAACTGCCAAGAGTTGCGCTCAGAAACTATTGCTCTAAACGGAATATCGggtttgtgggtttttgccgCAAAAAACACAAACTAGATtcgataatcaggagatgctacaagcgagcactcggtatacccataagcacttctACCGAAAGACTTAGGAATGGGAGTTCACAACACATGGAGGGAAATCGCCGAGGCTGTTAAAACAGCCCAGCTGGAAAGACTTAGCCAATACAGCACAGGTAGGGCTATCCTAAACATGGTAGGACTACAAATAGACAGGGGTATGCAAAAGAAGCAGGACATCCAAAGAATAATTAGAGAACAACTTAGGGTGGATCCTCTCTCCCTaggaatatgcaccccacctttcacaaggaaaggagggagaagagagctgaggcgctagtcaggcgcttcagcgaggcaaacgaggaaacagtagcatacacggacgcggcgagtGGCAAGCTGGGAGCGGCGGTAGCCTCGGTGGTGAATGGCCGAGGTGAGGCAGTCTCATCAGCaaccatacgcagccgcaatACGGATTCAGCAGAAGAAgctgcaatagcgcttgcttgcgtagggacAGAAGCAGAATTCATAGTTAGCTACCGCAAAACGGCCATATATAACTATGGTAGAGGTAGGATTGCCCAGAAGCGGTGCTGATACTAACAGGAGGAAAGATAGACAGGAAAATTAGCCtcgtatgggcaccagctcacacgtcagttcgagacaatgaggcggcacacgctctggctcgagatttctacttccgagccggagcagaaccgcccgactgcaaagaactagacgagagactgcagaattacacggaaataactgaaaactacagattacaaaggAGACTAGTCCCTCCACCGGACAGAGAGCTCAGAAACAGAGGCGACGATTTGGCGTAGATTACAGGCAGGAAATTACATTAATCCGGTCTGGGCATCGCACGTCatcaaagacgaagacatagatgataagcgaaaaaatgtggagagagggggaccctcgatcacgtaatttgggaatgtgtagactccccaggggctaacgaaggaattgatagtagagaagcctgggagacccttctgcggagcacggacaccgtcaagcagaagcaagccattcatctggcggtagaggccgcgaagagccagcaactctgcctgcctttaatcgcgggggtcccggcccctaccccctaggcctgcgtgccgggggtagggagcagggggcctcccttctgatggaaataaaagttttttggaatggaatggaatttcGGAGTGATGTCTAACTGACGTTTCATCATTTTTACAATCTTCCGCCATTGCTAAAAATGGCTGCAATTCGACGCCATACTTTCGCCTGGCCAAAGGTACCCGAATTATGCAAAAGAGTGAATGCAACGTTGATTTATAGGGTTTTATAGGATTTATAGAAATAATCGATCCGTGCGGTTAAAGTAGCGTGGTAATGGCGGCGCCGACGTTGCGTTTTGATGGTTTTGGCGAGTTTTACTGGTCGTTGCATTGATTCGTCGTTTGTTAAACCCGAGAACTGCGACAGGTGAGCGACTTTCGATAGCACCACGATGCTTTCCAGTTGTCTCTGACTACTGAGCTCTCTTGTGCAATTATCTGACGAGGCGTATGATGTGATGACTATGCAAGGATGCATTGCGGTGAGAGGTAGTGCCAAACTGTCGAGCTCTGAGGTGTgatcgccagcagtgaacgtcgctgAATGGATGGGATTTGCGCTCGTGATGAGTGGATGACACGATAGGTGTTCGCGTGGCCCAGCAACAAACTCCAGGAATATGCCGGGCTTCTCGACGGGACATCCGTGTGCACTGGCGCACTATCTgatcacagcggtgtcagcaagacaACGTAAACGTCTGTCGGGAAAGGTACAACGCGACGCCTTTAACATCATTGAGGTAAGAAAGCGAAAGCTGTAGCGGTGACAGTTTGTGTAGAACAATTCTCATTCCTTCTGCATGCAGGCTGAAAATGAGTTCAAAGCAGGCAAATGAGTGTGTGCAGCAGACAGTCGTTCCCTTAACTGTGGGAAAAAAATTGCGTGAAAGCTTAAAAAAATACTATAACCAGGGTTAAGCATTACTAATGAAGCACATAAAGCTGATTTCGctactcttcttcttcttgtggctacgtgggaggaatgtgggggggggggggggggggggatgtccgCTTGCGTCGCGCGCTGGTGGTCCTTGGTGTCCAGGGAGGAAGatccccgcagcagcagcagccacaacaGGGGAGGAAAGGATGAATGGCACGCGCTGGGATCGGCGCGCGCGCGTCGGAGGCTTGCAAGAGGCAAGCAGCCCATGGCCCCGGGTCAGTCGGAAGGCTGGGCAGAGGTGGGCAAGGACTGCAGCATAGCCGGGGATGGCTGCAGGAGGCCGCCACGTggcggccgggggggggggggggaccgcggggtaaactgctacagggtagcagcgcggcggggtgtGCTGAATTACCGCCGTTTCCGCCGGCGCGCAGGAGCAGAGTAACAGCCGGGGCATCAGCGGGCTGGCGCACAAGGACCGGCGGCCGTGTTCAGGATCACGGGATGCGAGCCTGGCTTATAGCCGAGTGGCTAGCCCCGTTGTTTGCAGGAATTCCAGCAGCAGCCGGAAGGCCTGAGTCTGGCTGCGCCCAGGGTGCAGCAGGTCCTGGTCCGAGTAGGAAGGTAGCCCTAGATTGCGGTAGCCTGCAGTCATGTCACGCCGGGCTGCCTCTAGGTTCGGGCAAGCACAGAGGAGGTGGCCCAGTGTCTCGTCTGCCCCACAGAAGGAGCAGGCCGGGGACGGGGCTCTGCCCTGTCGGTGCAGACGGGCCTGTGTCCATGAGCAGCCCGTTCGCAGTCGCAGGAGGAGGGTCCGTTCCCTCCGTGGCAGGCAGTCGGGTACCCGCATGAAGCGGACTCCTGAGGCCATGCGAGGATCGGGGTGGAGGGCCCGCACAGCCTGCCGAAGAGCAGGACTGGCGAAGTCCAGCCGCGTGACTGTTGAGGACACCGGAGAGCCATTGGTGTGGGCGGCCCCGGCCAGCTGATCCGCAGCCTCGTTCCCAGTGATGCCGACATGTGAAAGCAGCCACTGGAGGGAGACCGGACGGCCAGCATCCTGGATGGcgataagtcgggccgtaaggtTGGCCACAGTGTAATGCCTGGTCTGGTGCTTGCGCAGCAGCTGAAGGGCTGCTCTGGAGTCGGTTAGGATGACTGTGGGCTGCAGTCCAGGCAGCAGGAGAAGCAGGTCCACTGCCAGGTGGAGGCCCGCCAGTTCACCCGCAGTGGAGATGGCCGGGAACCGCAGGCGGCACGACAGTGCTGCACCTAAGGCCGGTGCTACGCAGGCCGCAGCGGCTTGGCCTGTTGCTGGGAGAAccgagccgtcggtgtagacTTGGAGATGTCCTCCCAGGGACTCCTGCAGCAGGGTGGCAACAGTCTGCTGCAGGGCAGCAACAGGTGTACGACGCCTACTGCAGctccggatgtccaccgagatggggAGTGGCGGCCTTGTTGGTGGGGGCGGGAATGGTGCCTGGGTGACAGGGGGGCCGAAGAGCCTGTGAAATGCGCTCCACAGGAGCCCCATGCGGGAGTCCGGTGTTTGGCGGAGCCGAGACAGGAGGGCCCTTCCGTCTGGTGCATGGTATAGGCGGTTGACATGGCGGAATCCCGTCTGGAGGAGCAGGAGGGAAAGCGGCCAGGTCCCTGCTTCCGCGTGAGTGGCAGCGATGGGGGAGATGCGGGGGAGGCCCATGCACTGCCGCAGGACGGAGCGGTGGCCAAACTCTAGAGTCCGAAGGCGGGCGGGTGGCAGGGTCACCAGCGGGAGGGCATATGTCACTAGGAATGTGGTCGCTGCGTGGTAGAGGCGGAGGGCACAGGAAGGAGAGCAGCCCTTACCCCCGGCCTGGAGGCGCTGGACTGCCTGGCCGATTCGTCGTAGACGAGGCAGGAGGGCCCTCACCGCAGGAAGCCAGGTGAGACGCCGGTCGATCAGCAGGCCGAGATACTTCACCTGGTCCCGCCACGTGAGCCTATCCGCACCGAGCCGCAGGATGGTGATGTGCGCCCGACGCCCTCTGGGGTGGTACAGCAGGGCCTCCGTCTTTCCTGGTGATATTGTGAGGCCGATGGACGAAAGGTAGGCCTGTGCGGCATCCAGGGCCCTCTGGAGAGATGTTCGCATAGAACGGATCCTCCTGGGTGTGGCCCTCACCCACAGGGCCACGTCGTCTGCATACACAGAGCATTTCACCCGGTGGGAGGACCTGGATTTGAGGGAGGCTGGCAGTGTTACAGCATCAGTTACACAGCAGTCACGTGGAAATGACCGCAGGAGggtgaaatttttttctgtaattttttgtaacggcacgcggaaaacaaaaatacgaGTCTTGTACACTTTTTTTTACAGGTGTGCTGTTCCTGCCAGTGAAGGTACCAGCCCTCAAGAAGTCTGTGTATCCATCCATGACCCATTTGTGCGAAGTATCTCTATTCtcctgtactgcccgcatggaaatcgtcaaactggtgaCCACGTGCTTATTGTGTTGTGGCAGGCATGAAGGGTTAACGTGTTTACCTGGGTTGAGATTGCATACAACTAGTGATATCTGACTGCATTTACATATAGTTTATTGAACCAGGAAGGATAGTGTAAATAGAACCGCATATTAAATTAAAGTAAATTAATCATGTCTGTAGTTTTCAGATGACAGTAAAGATATGTGTGGGTGACACGCAGTGTTGTTCTGTGGCTTTAGATTTCTCTTGCTGATCAGTGTCACGGTAGCCTCATTTTGATCggtgcaaaatgcaaaagcatgcataCGCTAAAAAACTAAAGGTAGTCACAAGCAATTGAACTTTTGCCCTTCCCTGCAACATATTTTTTAGTGGTTTCTTTTACTGAGTATAAAAAACTCTAATATGAAATTATTTGTGGGCATCAGTTTGGAAAATCTGCAATCAAGTACCTATAGCTATTATGGAAACAGTTCATTTTGGTACTAAAGATTGGCTTTGCACTGAGCATATTTTACAATCATTCGTGAAACTGGACTGCAGTTGAACTTGAAGCTTCAACAATTTCACATATTTGGAAACCCAATTTCTAGCTTGTGCGAAGATTTCAGTGTACAACATtaacttgcaggtgatggtgtgCGTCAAATGCAGATGTGGCGCACCACTCTCACCATGAGACCTCGTGCTCGAAAGCCCTGATACCAGATCCATCTTCGCTTACGTCTCGGCTGGACTGGTTGCCTAGCTGGGTGGCCATACCAGGCTCCTGGTTGATTACATGAGGTGTCTGCAAAAATGTCAAGTGCTGCATGGCATGGCCAAGAGTTCTCTTCGAATTGCATTGTGTAACAGAACGCATTCATTCACACTCAGCTGCAGGATCGTGACACCGCCGGCGAGTGGTGATAATAGCAGGGGCATGAACTCCTACAACAAAGAGGAGGACACAGCACCTCTTGGGTTCTACCTGACAGACAGGAAGTGTATGATCAGCTGCGTGGGGGAATCGCACTCACTGCTGTCGTTTTCTCATGTAGCTATGCCACAAGCGATCAATGCACATTTTCTCTCTTTCAAGTTTGACGGCATACTGCTAAGAAGCTGGTGAAGTCATCTTCATTTTAGTGCTATTCTTTAAACACGGCCATATTTTTGGCTTTGAATTTATTAGTGGTATGCATGACAACATAGGTTACTTTCAAGGCGAAAgtctttataggctcatgactcgccagcggggatgttcacagaaaagtgtcacactatagctatcgatcaaacgtggttgaggtgcccaccgagatttCTAGATGTGAGAGCTTCTGCGTCCGTCCTCAAaaacctttcatttcctcaaaacacgtgctttcacattcctcctGGTCAGCAGGcaagtaattagttaattatcaATACTAGTGCTTAATGCcggcgcttcagcctactgcgcatgcgtgtgacgtcactgagtggcgccaccatcgttcgagggGAGCGCTTCCCacgcaatcttgccagacgcctcctgaatgccgatctggaaggatgctacctaaacgctctcctgtgtctccagcaatcAAGCGTGCGCGTGCTAATGCGAAAGTGTTGTGAAGCGAACAGTTGTGTAGCCTTTAATGAACATCTTCatcacacatcagcgacacaagcagcaacactgcgctgaaggctttcgcctcCTCGCACTTAAGGCCTACGAAATGCCCCTCTAAATTTGCTGAGTTTTTTCGTGACTCAGGAAGTGTCCCAAGAGCTTTCCGCCTACCGTCGGCCAACTTGCTGAGTGTGTGCTTCAAGACATGCTTTGGTGATGTTAAAGAAGTGTCGTTGCTTGGTGTAGGGCCTCATTATGTGTTCTGCCTGTACACAATGcacattttatttggtgcttcagtGAAAGACAGGAAAGCgccaaaatgttttccttctagCATCATAGTGTTGCCTGGGCATGCTTTCACCAGTGCTTTTCTGTTTACTTTGTGTTTGTGAAGAGTCAGCAGTCCACAACAGGCTCAACATACAGCATGGTCGCTGCGTCTGCAGTCGTTTACAGCATCTCTTCAGGGTGAAACACATCTTGTGTGGCACAGTTTGTGTGATAAGATTGCAACGTGCTTTGCCTCATGACATTTGGTTGCCTCTGTGTGCTTGCTTTCGACTGCTGctttcacatgctgcatgtaATTATACAGCAATTAATTGTTTTTCTTGACGTAAAAGTCAGGCGATTGTTTCATGGTGATTATCTTCGAGATGAAAATGCAAGGCTTGGGCAGAGTTTTGTCAGGCTACCCATTGCCATCTTTTAACTGAAATTTGTACCCCTGACGAAAATCCACAAATTCTACTTTAATTCAGTTGAAGGTAACTGGAAGTATAAATTATGCAGATTGACATAATTTCAATATTAAAGCTCCAAATGGCATTTTGCAGCTCTAAGGGTATGATCCAGTTCAATAATCCAGCTGGAAATAGTAATAGTGGTAGTAGTAAACTTTAAATTTTCTTTGTTACTCAGGTGGTCTTCCCAGGTTTGgaatctttttctctttccggGATTCGGGGTCCAGGAATTAGATCCTATTTTCACGGGCTCAGCTATTTGCACTTTGCTTCATGTTAATTGGGGATGTCCGGTGGCTTTAAGAAAAATCCCAGACAACCTGTTGACCCTCTACACCCTTAGTGCGACTTGACCGTCAGTGTACGTGCTTCCACCTTTTTTTTAGCAAAGGTGACTGCTGGGTACTCCTCTTTGCAAATTAGGCAACAATAGACCCCTTGCAAAAATACGTTACCTGCCGGTGAATTTCGGTTCCGGTTTCGGTTCGCAAAGCACGCTGCGAAGACATTCGCCATCTTAGGGGAAGCCGCCTCTCCGCCGCAAGCTGACTACTGCTGTGATTCTCTGTAGCCTGACTGCCTTTGTTCCGTTGGCGTGGGCACGCACCACTTGCTAAGCTGCGATTTTGCTGCTGTAGTGCTGAGCCACCGTTGGTACAGAGGCATTGTTTGAACGGAAATGAGTGATATCGTGTATCCGGTGCGTTTATGGGAGAGCGACTTGACCAAGTTGCCGCCGCTTCGAAGGGCACACATCGATGCATACGTGTCGCGGTTGACAGCGACCACGAAATGTCAGCGGAAAGCATACAAGCTCGTCACCGAAAGCTACGTCGTCACGTCATCTGTGTTAGCGAATTATTCCTGCGCAACGTAAGTAGCCATACTTCGTTTGGGCGCTTAAATGTTGTTAAACCGAACTGATTAAGCGCAAGCGGAGTGACGGAGAAAGGCGCCCGATGTGATGTGCTCGCTTTGTTTTACGCACGTTAGAATCTTGTGTTGACGTCTCCTGTTGCTCGTATTCGTGCTATCCTGTTTTGTGCATGTGTTCGCGTCGCGCACAGTGGCTTCGCAGTATTCGTTTCACTACGTAGATAAGACCTACTACTGCAAAGCGTTgcaacacccagatatttattcATTATAAAGTAAGACGGCGGTACTATTTCAGGTTTGCATACATTGCAGTACACGGGATAAAGCAACCCGACAAGATGAGGGCGAAGTGACAGTGTTACGAAGCGCAGTGTCGCTTCTTCGTTTTCATCCTGCTATGCTGTTCTCTCCTTAAAGATCCTTGGGGACGAGACTGCAGTGGTCATGCAACAAATGCTGATGCCAGTACTTTTGTCTTTATTTCAGCGACAATATGGTATTTGTGAAGGCCAACTGCCACAGAAGCCAGAGGAAGACGAAGCCACCATATGCAGTTTCAGTGGCCTTGTCTCTGCAAGGTGACGTGCTTGGCGGACAATGTGAATGTGCTGCTGGAAAGTATGTGTGTAACCACTTACAAGCAGTGCTAAGGATTGTCGCGCTGCTTCAGGAAAAAGGATTCTCTGAGGCACCAGCTCATATGTCATCCACTGACTTGCCTCAGCGGTGGCGAGTCCCAAGAACAAATCCATTACGAGGAACCAGTGTCCAAAAAATTGACTGGCGAAAAGTTGCAGAAGGCGGGCAAGCTGTTCCCCGCAGCTCAAAGGTATACAGCGGTCATGCTGCAAGTGAGCCACTGGAGCAGCAAGAAGATTGCATTAAAGCATTTGCTGATGCCTTGAACACATCGAGTGGAATGCAACATTTTGCTAGTGTGCTTCaagctgccgactgcagtgaAGTGGTCGAAACCAGATACGGCAAGCGGATAAAAGGTTGTCTGCTGAGCTACCAACAGTCGCTTGTGCCGCATGGGTTTTCTGTGCTTATGTCAGACAACCTAAGAAGCAGGCAGCCACAGCTGTGGGAGACAGCTGAACCCTTTGTGTGCTTCAGTGGCCTGACACCTTGGCAGGTTCCTTACCCAGTGGATGGAGCTACTGCGGCAGTGCTTAAGGTATTTGCATCACTAGTATGTTTAGTTCATTTCAGTAAAGACTTTATGTCTGTTACAAGCCGCGAACTGTTTGACATGTGGCCTCTAATGTTGTTTATGGCACACAGTATCTGTGCAACACATGCTAAGTCATTGTTTTTATACACCTTTTAGGGGATAGTTGTTACACCTGATGAAGCCCAACAACTGGAGAAGGCCTCCAGAAAACAAAGGAACAGCACAGCTTGGTTTCACGCCCACAGCCATCGATTGACGGCGTCCCACTTTGGCGTAGTCATGAGCCGCAAAAAATGGACGGAGAAAGGGCTAGCAAACCTAACAGCTATGAAGGACCTTTCCCGTGTGAGGGCTATCAGGTATGTGTATTTGCTACTGACACAGATacatctccgaaaaaaaaacacgttcctaacgttacaccccccccccccccattttttcaGATATGGAATTGCGAATGAAAGTGATGAAATCCTGCGATATAAGGACACCATGATCGCTGCAGGCCATCCTGTTGAAATAATTAACTGTGGAATCTTTGTGAACCCCACAAA
This portion of the Amblyomma americanum isolate KBUSLIRL-KWMA chromosome 10, ASM5285725v1, whole genome shotgun sequence genome encodes:
- the LOC144108729 gene encoding uncharacterized protein LOC144108729; this translates as MATQLGNQSSRDVSEDGSGIRAFEHEVSWSSHRVKCSVYADDVALWVRATPRRIRSMRTSLQRALDAAQAYLSSIGLTISPGKTEALLYHPRGRRAHITILRLGADRLTWRDQVKYLGLLIDRRLTWLPAVRALLPRLRRIGQAVQRLQAGGKGCSPSCALRLYHAATTFLVTYALPLVTLPPARLRTLEFGHRSVLRQCMGLPRISPIAATHAEAGTWPLSLLLLQTGFRHVNRLYHAPDGRALLSRLRQTPDSRMGLLWSAFHRLFGPPVTQAPFPPPPTRPPLPISVDIRSCSRRRTPVAALQQTVATLLQESLGGHLQVYTDGSVLPATGQAAAACVAPALGAALSCRLRFPAISTAGELAGLHLAVDLLLLLPGLQPTVILTDSRAALQLLRKHQTRHYTVANLTARLIAIQDAGRPVSLQWLLSHVGITGNEAADQLAGAAHTNGSPVSSTVTRLDFASPALRQAVRALHPDPRMASGVRFMRVPDCLPRRERTLLLRLRTGCSWTQARLHRQGRAPSPACSFCGADETLGHLLCACPNLEAARRDMTAGYRNLGLPSYSDQDLLHPGRSQTQAFRLLLEFLQTTGLATRL
- the LOC144106687 gene encoding uncharacterized protein LOC144106687, which encodes MSDIVYPVRLWESDLTKLPPLRRAHIDAYVSRLTATTKCQRKAYKLVTESYVVTSSVLANYSCATDNMVFVKANCHRSQRKTKPPYAVSVALSLQGDVLGGQCECAAGKYVCNHLQAVLRIVALLQEKGFSEAPAHMSSTDLPQRWRVPRTNPLRGTSVQKIDWRKVAEGGQAVPRSSKVYSGHAASEPLEQQEDCIKAFADALNTSSGMQHFASVLQAADCSEVVETRYGKRIKGCLLSYQQSLVPHGFSVLMSDNLRSRQPQLWETAEPFVCFSGLTPWQVPYPVDGATAAVLKGIVVTPDEAQQLEKASRKQRNSTAWFHAHSHRLTASHFGVVMSRKKWTEKGLANLTAMKDLSRVRAIRYGIANESDEILRYKDTMIAAGHPVEIINCGIFVNPTKPWLGASQNAIAFDPSEPFPLGTVEVNCPYSLKDATKEDLLS